GAACCGCATGCTCTAGCCAACTGAGCTACACCGCCTGGAAATGGTTGCGGGGGCAGGATTTGAACCTGCGACCTTCGGGTTATGAGCCCGACGAGCTACCTGACTGCTCCACCCCGCGATAACCCTGCCTTTCTTGGTGCCGGGCGCGGGAATCGAACCCGCACGGACTCCCGTCCACAGGATTTTAAGTCCCGTGCGTCTACCAATTCCGCCAGCCCGGCCAGCGCAACTCATTATAGGCATCGCCCGATAACGAGTCAACCCCAATTCCTCGTGAGCTCTCGGCACAAATTGCCTAGAGGTTTATCTCGCATTTGCGACTGCTTGCCCAAAATAGCAAGCAGTGCTAGAATACGCTAAAGCATTTATTAGGAGGGATTCCATATGGCAGAAAAGTGGAAGGATCGTCTGACCGATCAATTATGCGAGGCTATCCTATCACTTGAGACCGTTGACGATGTCTACCGATTTCTGGAAGATATCGCCACGATCGGTGAGATCAGGGCTCTCGCGCAGAGACTCGAGGTATCCAAGCTCCTGAGCGAGGGGTTTACCTACCCTCAGATCGCACAGCAAACAGGGGCCAGCACTGCGACGATCAGCAGAGTTAAAAAATTCCTGGAATATGGGGCCGACGGATACAAACTTGTCCTCGAGCGACTCAAGAAGAAAAGTTAGGTTTCTCCGGCCGTTGCTTCCGGCGCCCCCAAGCGGGGGCGCCTTCATTTTCTGAGCAACCTGCTCAGAGTGTTCTCCCTGACCTCCATCGCGCCCGTGGGACACATCTCGTGACAACAGAGGCACTGGACGCACTTTTTTCGGCCGATTTCGGGCCATCCTTCCGGCGAAAACGCGATGGCGTTTACCGGACATACCTTTTCGCAAATACCGCATTTTATACAGGCCACCCTGTTGAGGCCTGGCTTAAGTCTTACCATATGATGGGCAACCCCTCGAAAAAAGGAGGGTACCCACCTCATGAAAGAGGGAGCTCGTTGGAACCCCTCGCAGGGGAGGTCCTCCCAACGGGCTCCACGGAGTTCGATATCTTCCTTTCCGGATGGCCCATCCATCCTCTTCGAGGCAATTGAAAGGAGAGGAATATCGAGAGGGTCGTTGAAACCCATCATCACCGCCTGGACATAATCCAGGGCCAACGCGTTGGAGGAAGCGGCAACCCAGCCAATCCTCTTTGGTTTCCCATGGGAGGGTCCCCAGCCCTCCATTCCTTCCACGGCGTCGAGAACAAAGAAATCGGGGATCCTGACGGAAAAGATATCGATTATCGCCTCGGGGAGGAAGGTTC
This portion of the Thermovirga sp. genome encodes:
- a CDS encoding DNA-binding transcriptional regulator, with protein sequence MAEKWKDRLTDQLCEAILSLETVDDVYRFLEDIATIGEIRALAQRLEVSKLLSEGFTYPQIAQQTGASTATISRVKKFLEYGADGYKLVLERLKKKS
- a CDS encoding DUF362 domain-containing protein; this translates as MGRPPFVVSCVPCDSYGRTAVEEAVREAFRLCRFFPLEAVPTLLKANLLSPSDPSRAVTTHPEILRALLMELTRAGCPDVMIGDNPGYIFRHQEKALFQKTGVADICQGLPVRFGLLSSDGFVEVRPPRAEILQTVRVSAMMMNFPRVIGVSKLKTHVETEMTGAIKNLFGATDTDTRKKAHGARSRTFLPEAIIDIFSVRIPDFFVLDAVEGMEGWGPSHGKPKRIGWVAASSNALALDYVQAVMMGFNDPLDIPLLSIASKRMDGPSGKEDIELRGARWEDLPCEGFQRAPSFMRWVPSFFRGVAHHMVRLKPGLNRVACIKCGICEKVCPVNAIAFSPEGWPEIGRKKCVQCLCCHEMCPTGAMEVRENTLSRLLRK